GAGCCTTCACGGATTGTGCCTCCTGGGGCGCGGTGAATCCGACGGGTGTTGTCGGCATGAACGTATTGCAGCAGATTGATTCCACCGAGTATTTCATGGAGTACGCTGAAGAGATCGACATGTTCGGTGTCAGCTTCAGTTCCAATATCGGTAATATGGCACTGTCCGGTGAAATCGCTCACCGCCCGAAACAGCCCATCGTTAACGAAGTGGGCGATAACCTGATCCAGGCGCTGGCGCAGAATGCCCAGGGCGTGGTGCTGGGCACCGCCACCGTGGGTGATCTGACGCCCCATTGCGTGCGCTCCAGCGTGGGGGGCGGCTGTCTTGACCGCAATCTGGCCATTGATCGTGACACCATCTATTACGCCTACGATGAAGCGAAGATGACCAATGCGTCGCTGGTCAGCATCTTCAATCTGGGGGCACATGCTGGTGCCAGCAATGTGGTGTTCCTGCTGGAACTGGGTGCGGAGCATGCGGGCGGTCTGGACAGCCGTAACGCAGATGGCGACCGTCTCTATTACAACTCCACTGCAGCGATTCAGCTGGGTGAAGCACAGCTGCGTTCTCCTGATGATGTTTATCGCACTTATCTGGATGAGTTCTCCTGGGGCTACCGTGCTGTGATGCGTGCCACCTACAGCGATATCTTCGCGGGTGTCTCTGCAGCCCCGTTCGTCAACTTTGCGCATGATGTCGAGGGCAACTCCGTACTGGGCGGCAACTTCATGGAGAACCGTAAAGCGGGGACCCTGGGTGTGAACTTTGCTTACCAGAACAATCTGGAGTTTGGTATCGCCGGTACGGCCTTCTGGGGTGCGGGTTACAGCAACAAGCTGCGTGACCGCAACAACGCCTCCTTATCCGTACGCTACTCATTCTGATAACAAAAGAATTCTGACGGAGAGTGACATGCTGAAGAAAATAACCCTGATTGGAAGTGCGCTGGCGCTGTCGCTGGCGGTCGCTTCCGGTGTGCAGGCGGGGGTCTCCGCACAGGAGGCTGCGCGCCTGGGCAATGACCTGACCCCGCTGGGTGGTCTCAAGCGCGGCAACGGCCGCGATGTGAACACGGCGGACGGTATCCCCGAGTGGACCGGCTTTGATCGCAGTATGATTCCGTCCAGCTATACGCAGCCTGGGCAGCATCATCCGGACCCGTTCCCGAATGACCGGGTATTGCTGACCATCGACAACCAGAACAAGGCGCAACACGCCAATCGTCTGCCGGAAGGCGTCAAGGCGATGATGGAAACCTACCCTGATACCTTCAAGATCAATGTCTATCGCAGTCGTCGTACTACCTCTGCGCCGGACTGGGTCTATGAAAACACCAAGCGTAACGCGCAGACTGCCTCACTGACGCCCACCGGTATCGAAGGTGCTTTCGGTGGTACGCCGTTCCCGATTCCCCATGGCTCCAATGAGGAGCGGGCGCGGCAGGTGATCTGGAACCACATCATGCGCTGGCGCGGTGTCTACATCGTGCGTCGTGCGTCTGAGGTGGCCGTACAGCGGAACGGTTCCTACTCGCTGGTGACTTCACAGCAGGAAGTGTATTTCCGCTATTACGACCAGAACCTGTCAGAGGAGAAGCTGGACAACATCATCTTCTACTATCTGTCCTTCACCCTGGCGCCGGCACGTCTGGCGGGTGGTGCGGTACTGGTGCATGAAACCCTTGACCAGCGCAAGTTGCCGCGTCAGGCCTGGGGTTACAATGCGGGGACCCGTCGCGTACAGCGTTCACCGAACCTGTCCTTCGATACGCCGATTGCGGCATCCGATGGCCTGCGTACTGCCGACGATACGGACATGTATAACGGCTCCCCGGAGCGTTACAACTGGCGTCTGCTGCATGACCAGCCGGTGGAAATGTACATTCCGTATAACAACTACCGCATTGATGATCCGAAGCTGAAGTACAGCGATCTGCTGATGCAGGGCCATATCAACCCGGAACATGCCCGCTGGGAACTGCACCGGGTCTGGGTAGTGGAAGCCACGCTGAAGC
This region of Isoalcanivorax indicus genomic DNA includes:
- a CDS encoding DUF1329 domain-containing protein, with amino-acid sequence MLKKITLIGSALALSLAVASGVQAGVSAQEAARLGNDLTPLGGLKRGNGRDVNTADGIPEWTGFDRSMIPSSYTQPGQHHPDPFPNDRVLLTIDNQNKAQHANRLPEGVKAMMETYPDTFKINVYRSRRTTSAPDWVYENTKRNAQTASLTPTGIEGAFGGTPFPIPHGSNEERARQVIWNHIMRWRGVYIVRRASEVAVQRNGSYSLVTSQQEVYFRYYDQNLSEEKLDNIIFYYLSFTLAPARLAGGAVLVHETLDQRKLPRQAWGYNAGTRRVQRSPNLSFDTPIAASDGLRTADDTDMYNGSPERYNWRLLHDQPVEMYIPYNNYRIDDPKLKYSDLLMQGHINPEHARWELHRVWVVEATLKPGERHIYERRVFYIDEDSWQIGVIDQYDRRGDLWRVSIAYVKNYYEVPTQWTALDTFHDLRARRYHVQFLSNEEPSNLDFTQPAPGDQYFHPAALRRRGR